The stretch of DNA ACGCGACGGCGTTAGGCGTTGTGGCCGGCGACGACCTCGTTTCGCAGGGTGCCGACGCCCTCGTAGGTTATCTCGATCGTGTCGCCGGGTTCGAGCAGCCCGGGGTTCGCCGGGCTGCCGAAGGAGATCACGTCGCCCGGGCGGAACGTGTACCGCTCCGAGAGGAAGGCGACGATCTCCTCGGGGCCGAAGAGCATCTCGTCGGTCGTCGCCGACTGCCGCCGCTCACCCGAGACGACCGTCTCCATCGCCATCCCGTCGAGGTCGACGTCGGTCTCGATCCACGGCCCCAGCGGCGCCGACCCGTCGAACGCTTTCCGCGCCGTCCGGCGGTCCTGCTCGTAGGCGTCGAGGTCGTCGAGGATCGTGTAGCCGAGGAGGGCGTCCTCGACCTCGTCCGCGGCGAGGTCGTGGCACCGCCTGCCGATCACGGCGGCGAGTTCGCCCGCGTAGGTGAACGACTCCACCCACCCGGGGTACTCGATCGGTGCCTCCGGCGGGTGGAGGGCGTGGGGCGGCTTGACGAACCAGTCCGGTCGGTCCGGCCGGTCGCCCTCGCCCATCTGCTCGATCTTCGCGCCGAAGTTGCGGCCGGTACAGAAGATCGCCGTGGGATCACACGGCGCCATCAGTTCGGCGTCCTCGCCGACGACGTACGTCCCGTCGTCGCCGTCGGTCGTGACGACGCCGTCCTCGTACTCGCCGGTAAAGACCCCTTTCGCCGTGCAGATGCGG from Haloplanus salinus encodes:
- a CDS encoding fumarylacetoacetate hydrolase family protein, with amino-acid sequence MRLARICTAKGVFTGEYEDGVVTTDGDDGTYVVGEDAELMAPCDPTAIFCTGRNFGAKIEQMGEGDRPDRPDWFVKPPHALHPPEAPIEYPGWVESFTYAGELAAVIGRRCHDLAADEVEDALLGYTILDDLDAYEQDRRTARKAFDGSAPLGPWIETDVDLDGMAMETVVSGERRQSATTDEMLFGPEEIVAFLSERYTFRPGDVISFGSPANPGLLEPGDTIEITYEGVGTLRNEVVAGHNA